CATGAAAAGCACCAACTACTACGATACGTTCATCGAGGTCGCTGAGGATTGCCCGGTTGAGGCTGCGGAGGCGCCGGCGCAGTGTGGCGAGGGGAAGTCGGTGCCGCAGTTGCAGTACGAGATGATCTTCAAGCATCCGTATCAGTACACGCAGGACGACGTGCTGTTCGCAGTGCATGCCGAACGAAACGGCATCCGCAAAAACGATGCGCAGGAGCGAGAGAAGTTCTTCTGGAAGGGGCAGCCCTGCCTGCGTTGCTCGTCACTCGGCAAGCGTTACGGCTGGGGCATTCACAGCGACAGCAATGGCAAAGTGGCCCTCTATCCGGTCGAGTCGAAAGAGTACAAGAAGCTGGCCAGCGATAAAAAGCTGAAGCGTGTGAAAGAAATGCGGACCAAGAAA
Above is a window of Anatilimnocola aggregata DNA encoding:
- a CDS encoding DUF6157 family protein yields the protein MKSTNYYDTFIEVAEDCPVEAAEAPAQCGEGKSVPQLQYEMIFKHPYQYTQDDVLFAVHAERNGIRKNDAQEREKFFWKGQPCLRCSSLGKRYGWGIHSDSNGKVALYPVESKEYKKLASDKKLKRVKEMRTKK